Proteins from a single region of Pseudopedobacter saltans DSM 12145:
- a CDS encoding sensor histidine kinase produces MSSKPYIILENAPKRADDIGAFLNKVISEIKTKILLSSLQENKLRFVIIELCTNCIKHTKGNNCVFEIGVSEDNIQISKKVFDHCFKPNLLEKIGQLEIGKVAEIYFSETNNHFIEILRENKFRFLDPKKMGYTTDQLKDHFGLHIITICSDDFIYEFDEIEKIEAFRVYMKI; encoded by the coding sequence ATGAGTTCAAAACCTTATATAATATTAGAAAACGCTCCCAAAAGAGCAGATGATATTGGTGCTTTCCTGAATAAAGTAATTTCTGAGATCAAAACTAAAATACTACTTTCCTCATTGCAGGAAAATAAATTGAGATTTGTTATTATCGAACTTTGTACTAATTGTATCAAGCATACGAAAGGAAACAACTGTGTTTTCGAGATAGGGGTTTCAGAAGATAATATTCAAATATCAAAGAAGGTTTTTGATCATTGCTTTAAACCCAATCTATTGGAAAAAATTGGCCAGCTTGAAATTGGTAAAGTCGCAGAGATTTATTTTTCGGAAACCAATAACCATTTTATTGAGATCTTAAGAGAAAATAAGTTTCGCTTTTTAGATCCAAAAAAAATGGGGTACACTACAGATCAACTGAAAGATCATTTTGGTCTACATATCATTACAATTTGTTCGGATGATTTTATCTATGAGTTTGATGAGATTGAAAAAATAGAGGCATTCCGTGTTTATATGAAGATCTAA
- a CDS encoding STAS domain-containing protein, whose product MKLEEKDLENGICLVTIGEAEANLSVADDFKSKIIQKIEKGEKQIIISFKKVTYIDSSFLGALVSILKTLLPVKGKLVLIDVNSNIYSLFEITRLNKVFIVEDSLETAISLF is encoded by the coding sequence ATGAAATTAGAAGAAAAGGACTTAGAAAACGGAATATGTTTAGTAACTATTGGAGAAGCAGAAGCTAATTTGAGCGTTGCCGATGATTTTAAATCTAAGATAATACAGAAGATTGAAAAAGGTGAAAAGCAGATTATCATCTCGTTTAAAAAGGTTACTTACATAGATAGTTCTTTTTTGGGGGCATTGGTTTCTATTTTGAAAACATTGTTGCCGGTTAAAGGAAAATTGGTTTTGATAGATGTAAATTCGAATATTTATAGTCTTTTTGAAATTACAAGACTTAATAAAGTATTTATTGTAGAAGATTCTTTGGAGACAGCGATATCTCTATTCTAA
- a CDS encoding fused response regulator/phosphatase: MNNKILLVDDELFQLKLLENLLKSHGYSCKIATSVKQAMKILDNFVPDLIISDYSMPHIDGFVFREQVLQNENVKDVPFIFLTSFNDSELVQKGLDLSALDYIPKNIPPQQLISKIKNITKAVEEQHKKSLSELRKVAEKLNLKNVPKEAPELNHFEIAFHNQTFQNYPGGDFIDFIKVDERYTFVILGDVMGKKWGAWFFSFSFLSYIRSAIRICVFDGNLSLATILNKINQVVYHDDFFDDVFSTLSIVLIDDKEGKLSYSGAGDLPLLKYNAANKSLETFKSQGLLLGFFEDGNYEEQDIEIDKEDELFIVSDGMMDFEIDGKKKSDLNVLKNRLLSYKKQGLSLEEIKNLLFNEHKTQIDDCSFITFKRK, translated from the coding sequence TTGAATAATAAAATTCTTTTGGTAGATGACGAGCTTTTTCAGCTAAAATTGTTGGAAAACTTATTAAAGTCACATGGCTATAGTTGTAAAATAGCTACATCTGTAAAGCAGGCAATGAAGATTCTGGACAATTTTGTTCCTGATCTGATTATTTCTGACTATAGTATGCCGCACATTGATGGTTTTGTATTTAGGGAGCAAGTTCTGCAAAATGAAAACGTAAAAGATGTTCCTTTTATTTTTCTAACTTCTTTTAACGATAGCGAACTGGTTCAGAAAGGATTGGATTTAAGTGCGTTGGATTATATACCAAAAAATATTCCACCGCAGCAACTTATTTCGAAAATAAAGAACATTACCAAGGCGGTGGAAGAACAGCATAAGAAATCGCTTTCTGAACTGCGTAAAGTTGCCGAGAAGCTTAACCTGAAGAATGTGCCCAAGGAAGCGCCCGAACTAAATCATTTTGAAATAGCTTTTCATAACCAGACTTTTCAGAATTATCCGGGCGGAGATTTTATTGATTTCATCAAAGTTGATGAAAGATACACGTTTGTGATATTGGGAGATGTTATGGGGAAAAAATGGGGTGCATGGTTTTTCTCATTTAGTTTTCTTAGCTATATACGCTCAGCTATCAGGATATGTGTTTTCGACGGAAACCTATCTTTGGCAACGATTCTTAATAAGATAAATCAAGTAGTTTATCACGATGATTTCTTTGACGACGTATTTTCTACATTGAGTATAGTGCTGATAGATGATAAAGAAGGGAAATTGTCTTATAGCGGGGCAGGTGACCTTCCGCTTTTAAAGTACAACGCAGCAAATAAAAGCTTAGAAACATTTAAATCGCAGGGATTACTATTGGGTTTTTTTGAAGATGGTAATTATGAAGAGCAAGATATAGAAATTGACAAAGAGGACGAACTTTTTATTGTATCTGATGGAATGATGGATTTTGAAATAGATGGAAAGAAAAAATCTGATTTGAATGTATTAAAGAATAGATTGCTGTCTTATAAAAAACAGGGATTATCATTAGAAGAAATTAAGAATTTGTTATTCAACGAACATAAAACCCAGATAGATGATTGCAGTTTTATAACATTTAAAAGAAAGTAG